Proteins co-encoded in one Haladaptatus sp. ZSTT2 genomic window:
- a CDS encoding inositol monophosphatase family protein, with protein sequence MTATPPDVDRVLSVAREAATAGGNVALSAFRTPLSITPKASKMDPVTQADVDAQNRVVEVIRDSFPDHTIVGEEGDQLKEIPDTGPAWVIDPIDGTNNFTHGNRVWATCIAYVEDGDPQAAITRLPALGDEYVAGDTTLRDNEPVTVSDRDDPELCTVSLTFGLQPQHRPLFAEVSRNLLEAFGDLRRFGTGQVSLAMVAAGELDGAVSAVRLSPWDTVAGVHLVRQAGGTVTDIDGNPWRWDSEGVVASNGKVHDTLLSIIP encoded by the coding sequence GTGACAGCTACGCCACCCGATGTAGACCGCGTGCTCTCGGTCGCCCGCGAGGCCGCGACCGCAGGCGGCAACGTTGCCCTCTCTGCGTTCCGGACGCCCCTTTCTATCACCCCAAAGGCGAGCAAGATGGACCCCGTGACGCAGGCGGACGTAGACGCCCAGAATCGCGTCGTCGAGGTCATCCGCGATTCGTTTCCCGACCACACGATTGTCGGGGAAGAAGGCGACCAACTGAAAGAGATACCTGACACAGGTCCCGCGTGGGTAATCGACCCCATCGACGGGACGAACAACTTCACCCATGGCAATCGCGTCTGGGCGACCTGCATCGCCTACGTCGAAGACGGCGACCCACAGGCCGCCATCACGCGCCTGCCCGCCCTCGGTGACGAGTACGTTGCTGGGGACACGACGCTCAGAGACAACGAGCCAGTGACGGTGAGCGACCGCGACGACCCCGAGTTGTGTACCGTCTCGCTCACCTTCGGCCTCCAGCCCCAACACCGCCCGCTGTTCGCGGAGGTGTCTCGCAACCTGCTCGAAGCCTTCGGTGACCTCCGGCGATTTGGCACCGGCCAAGTCTCGCTTGCGATGGTCGCGGCGGGCGAGTTAGACGGCGCGGTCTCCGCGGTCAGGCTCTCGCCGTGGGACACCGTCGCGGGCGTTCACCTCGTCCGGCAAGCCGGTGGGACGGTGACCGACATCGACGGCAATCCTTGGAGATGGGACTCAGAGGGAGTGGTCGCCTCGAACGGCAAGGTTCACGACACCCTCCTCTCGATTATCCCCTGA
- a CDS encoding ArnT family glycosyltransferase, translated as MSTPPRSRTRHSLLPDWRHHTVTWTDVMWLTLAVFAAATVYVSYLATHQYPAYVGGLYIAISDAIVANGYALPERIPGYTAAGVPFAYPPFMFYVYAVIRDLFGVGAITLTRFIPGAVVTLLMVPYYFLARHLLDSKRQAGLAAIIFAGAPAVLRWHLSAGGIVRAPAFTIALVGAYTGIRLFQTGDRRWIVPGMALFGIQVLTHPTYTVFFAFSYLLAYAVFDRSFYGLVYGAIVAGGGILIAAPWWLQIFATHGPEIFLQASGTHHGLGGGWHRIYRQFIIPIKEKDIISVFYLAVFVAAGYALWKKRYFLAIWAIGASYLIGKDRFLFVGGAMLVAFLVYDGVLPAVKTFLTERTSRGDLYRGVSLALVVLVMLTAVGTGVAFATSTLQTEYDHSAAQPATMDDHDRDAMQWMQSNTPQDATFVVMGDTAEWVPLFTERTIIVGPWGVEWTTSHTYYWEVEYYKAISNCGSASCVTQLLAFGERQPDYLYVPKGDYTVRGKERHTDLGMQDSLYEAPRYDLVYENEGVLIYKVAQSHSQTTDNSDESAAGTAA; from the coding sequence ATGTCAACACCGCCTCGCTCGCGCACCCGTCACTCGCTGCTTCCAGACTGGCGTCACCACACAGTGACGTGGACAGACGTAATGTGGCTAACTCTCGCTGTCTTCGCAGCGGCCACAGTCTACGTGTCCTACCTCGCGACTCACCAGTACCCGGCCTATGTCGGCGGGTTGTACATCGCCATCTCCGATGCGATTGTCGCAAACGGCTACGCGCTCCCCGAACGCATTCCGGGGTACACCGCGGCGGGGGTCCCGTTCGCGTATCCGCCGTTCATGTTCTACGTCTACGCGGTGATTCGTGACCTGTTCGGCGTCGGTGCCATCACGCTCACGCGCTTCATCCCCGGGGCGGTCGTGACGCTCCTGATGGTGCCGTACTACTTCCTCGCGCGCCACCTACTCGACTCGAAACGACAGGCTGGTCTCGCGGCCATCATCTTCGCGGGTGCGCCAGCGGTGCTCCGGTGGCACCTTTCGGCCGGCGGCATCGTCCGCGCTCCAGCGTTCACGATTGCGCTGGTTGGAGCATATACCGGGATTCGGCTGTTCCAGACGGGCGACCGTCGGTGGATTGTGCCCGGGATGGCGCTGTTCGGCATCCAAGTGCTCACCCACCCGACGTACACCGTCTTTTTCGCCTTTAGCTACCTGCTTGCCTACGCCGTGTTCGACCGGTCGTTCTACGGGCTCGTGTACGGTGCCATCGTCGCGGGCGGTGGCATCCTTATCGCCGCGCCGTGGTGGCTCCAGATTTTCGCCACCCACGGGCCAGAAATTTTCCTGCAGGCGTCTGGCACCCACCACGGTCTCGGCGGTGGCTGGCACCGCATCTACCGGCAGTTCATCATCCCGATCAAAGAGAAGGACATCATATCGGTGTTCTACCTCGCCGTGTTCGTCGCCGCGGGCTACGCGCTCTGGAAAAAGCGGTATTTCCTCGCCATCTGGGCGATTGGCGCGAGCTACCTCATCGGGAAAGACCGCTTCCTGTTCGTCGGTGGCGCGATGCTCGTTGCCTTCCTCGTCTACGATGGCGTGTTGCCCGCGGTCAAAACGTTCCTCACCGAGCGCACGTCGCGCGGCGACCTCTATCGCGGTGTGTCGCTCGCGCTCGTCGTGCTTGTCATGCTCACCGCGGTTGGGACGGGCGTCGCCTTCGCCACGAGCACGCTCCAGACGGAGTATGATCACAGCGCAGCCCAACCAGCAACGATGGACGACCACGACCGCGATGCCATGCAGTGGATGCAGTCGAACACGCCACAGGATGCCACGTTCGTCGTGATGGGCGACACCGCAGAGTGGGTACCCCTGTTCACCGAGAGGACCATCATTGTCGGGCCGTGGGGGGTTGAATGGACGACCTCACACACCTACTACTGGGAGGTCGAATATTACAAGGCCATCTCGAACTGTGGCAGCGCAAGCTGTGTCACGCAATTGCTTGCCTTCGGTGAGCGCCAGCCTGACTACCTCTACGTCCCGAAAGGCGACTACACGGTTCGCGGGAAAGAACGCCACACGGACCTCGGGATGCAAGACTCGCTGTACGAAGCTCCGCGCTACGACCTCGTTTACGAGAACGAGGGCGTGCTCATCTACAAGGTCGCACAATCCCACTCACAGACGACCGATAACTCAGACGAGTCTGCCGCGGGAACCGCGGCGTAG
- the trmY gene encoding tRNA (pseudouridine(54)-N(1))-methyltransferase TrmY: protein MRQFIILGHDAPTTPDFSLDDLAGGAGRLDVLCRCVNSAFFLSHDIRKDVRVYLVLQDELTIRFEGSELRRLNPDERSTAALVRNALEEKQNAIGHMEAEASPGVYLSRRGFEPILETAARDGTVIELHEDGDPIASVDVPNNPVFVLSDHHDFTDEEAALLSEAAELRVRIGPEILHADHTITVAHNFLDTEGFETY from the coding sequence ATGCGCCAGTTCATCATCCTCGGCCACGACGCGCCGACGACGCCCGACTTCTCCCTCGACGACCTCGCGGGCGGTGCGGGCCGCTTGGACGTGCTTTGTCGGTGTGTCAACTCTGCGTTCTTCCTCTCCCACGACATCCGCAAAGACGTTCGCGTCTACCTCGTCTTGCAGGACGAACTGACGATTCGCTTCGAGGGGAGCGAACTCCGTCGCCTCAACCCGGACGAACGCTCAACGGCCGCCCTCGTGCGAAATGCGTTAGAAGAAAAGCAAAACGCCATCGGACACATGGAAGCCGAAGCCTCGCCCGGCGTGTATCTCTCGAGGCGTGGCTTCGAGCCGATTCTCGAAACCGCTGCCCGCGACGGCACGGTCATCGAACTCCACGAAGACGGCGACCCGATTGCTTCCGTGGACGTGCCCAACAACCCGGTGTTCGTCCTCTCCGACCACCACGATTTTACCGACGAGGAAGCTGCCTTGCTCTCCGAGGCGGCAGAATTGCGCGTTCGCATCGGCCCGGAGATTCTCCATGCAGACCACACCATCACCGTCGCGCACAATTTCCTCGACACCGAAGGGTTCGAGACGTACTAA
- the aglM gene encoding UDP-glucose 6-dehydrogenase AglM, producing the protein MNLSIVGSGYVGTTIAACFADLGHDVTAIDIDETVVSKLNDGVAPIHEPGLADLVKTHAGTSLRATTDYSAVRETDVTFLALTTPSNPDGSIDLSIMKAGTRSLGDALADKDDYHLVVVKSTVTPGTTGDVIRPLLEEASGKVAGEDFGVAMNPEFLREGSAVTDFLNPDKLVFGAEAARDYDLLEALYQPLIDRTDAPVVKTGLREAEMIKYANNAFLAAKISLINELGNICKAYDVDAYEVADAIGLDERIGPHFLRSGVGWGGSCFPKDVAALIAAARDTGYEPQLLQAAVDVNDRQPGRMLSLLDDHVDVSGKRVAVLGLAFKPGTDDIRESRAIPTIEGLLDRGATVVAYDPVATDNMRARFPDIEYASSAAAALAGAHGALVVTDWDEFAALDLEFDAMETPVVIDGRRIVSTREGITYEGLTW; encoded by the coding sequence ATGAATCTCAGCATCGTGGGGAGCGGGTACGTTGGCACCACCATCGCCGCGTGCTTTGCAGACCTCGGCCACGACGTGACGGCCATCGACATCGATGAGACCGTCGTCTCGAAACTCAACGACGGTGTCGCGCCCATTCACGAACCCGGACTGGCCGACCTCGTGAAAACCCACGCGGGAACGTCGCTCAGAGCAACGACCGACTACAGCGCCGTCCGCGAGACGGACGTGACGTTTCTCGCGCTCACCACGCCGTCGAACCCCGACGGCTCTATCGACCTCTCGATTATGAAAGCCGGGACGCGCTCGCTCGGTGACGCGCTCGCCGACAAGGACGACTACCACCTCGTCGTCGTGAAAAGTACCGTGACACCCGGGACGACGGGCGATGTCATCCGTCCGCTGCTCGAAGAAGCTTCGGGGAAAGTCGCGGGCGAGGACTTCGGCGTTGCGATGAATCCGGAGTTCCTTCGGGAAGGCTCTGCTGTCACTGATTTCTTGAACCCGGACAAGCTCGTCTTCGGCGCGGAGGCAGCCCGCGATTACGACCTCCTCGAAGCGCTTTACCAGCCACTCATCGACCGAACCGACGCGCCGGTGGTCAAGACGGGCCTGCGCGAGGCCGAGATGATTAAGTACGCGAACAACGCCTTCCTCGCGGCGAAAATCAGCCTCATCAACGAACTCGGAAACATCTGTAAGGCCTACGACGTGGACGCCTACGAGGTTGCAGACGCGATTGGGTTAGACGAGCGCATCGGCCCCCACTTCCTCAGAAGTGGCGTCGGCTGGGGTGGGTCGTGTTTCCCGAAGGACGTGGCCGCACTCATCGCAGCCGCCCGCGACACGGGCTACGAACCGCAACTGTTGCAGGCCGCAGTGGACGTAAACGACCGCCAACCCGGCCGCATGCTCTCGCTGCTCGACGACCACGTCGATGTCAGCGGGAAGCGCGTGGCCGTTCTTGGACTCGCGTTCAAGCCCGGAACCGACGACATCCGCGAGTCGCGGGCGATTCCGACCATCGAAGGCCTGCTCGACCGCGGTGCGACGGTCGTCGCCTACGACCCCGTCGCCACCGACAACATGCGCGCTCGCTTCCCCGACATTGAGTACGCCTCCTCTGCGGCGGCCGCGCTTGCCGGCGCACACGGCGCGCTCGTCGTCACCGACTGGGACGAGTTTGCTGCGCTCGACTTGGAGTTCGACGCGATGGAAACGCCAGTCGTAATCGATGGGCGGCGCATCGTTTCCACGCGCGAGGGCATCACCTACGAAGGGTTGACGTGGTAG
- the aglF gene encoding UTP--glucose-1-phosphate uridylyltransferase AglF translates to MQAVVLAAGKGTRLRPLTDDKPKGMVEVAGKPILTHCFEQLKNLGATEFHVVVGYRKEAIISYYGDDFEGIPITYSHQREQNGLAHALLTVEKHIDDDFMLILGDNIFRANLGDVVNRQREERADAAFLVEEVPWEEASRYGVCRTNAYGEIISVVEKPADPESNLVMTGFYTFTPAIFHACHLVQPSNRGEYELSEAIDLLIHSGRTIDAIRMEGWRADIGYPEDRDATEERILEEEGKKAKTE, encoded by the coding sequence ATGCAAGCAGTCGTGCTCGCGGCGGGTAAGGGAACCCGACTGCGACCACTCACAGACGATAAGCCGAAAGGGATGGTTGAGGTGGCGGGAAAACCAATCTTGACCCACTGTTTCGAGCAATTGAAGAACCTCGGGGCCACCGAGTTCCACGTCGTCGTCGGCTACAGGAAAGAGGCTATCATCAGCTACTACGGCGACGATTTCGAAGGCATCCCAATCACGTACTCACACCAGCGCGAACAGAACGGCCTCGCCCACGCGCTGTTGACCGTCGAGAAACACATCGACGACGACTTCATGCTCATCCTCGGTGACAACATCTTCAGGGCGAACCTCGGAGATGTCGTAAATCGCCAGCGCGAAGAGCGCGCAGACGCCGCCTTCCTCGTCGAAGAAGTCCCGTGGGAAGAGGCCTCTCGCTACGGTGTCTGTCGGACGAACGCCTACGGCGAGATTATCTCTGTGGTCGAAAAGCCCGCAGATCCGGAGTCGAATCTGGTCATGACCGGCTTTTATACGTTCACGCCGGCGATTTTCCACGCCTGCCATCTCGTCCAGCCGTCGAATCGCGGCGAGTACGAGTTGAGTGAGGCAATCGACTTACTCATCCACTCGGGGCGCACCATTGACGCGATTCGGATGGAAGGCTGGCGCGCGGACATCGGCTATCCAGAGGACAGAGACGCCACCGAGGAACGGATTCTCGAAGAAGAAGGCAAGAAAGCGAAAACAGAGTAA
- a CDS encoding NADP-dependent malic enzyme, translated as MGLDEDALEYHRTDPPGKLEISTTKPTNTQRDLSLAYSPGVAAPCLAIADDENDAYAYTAKGNLVGVVSNGSAVLGLGDIGAQASKPVMEGKGVLFKRFADIDVFDVELDTDDPAKMIESVAMMEPTFGGINLEDIKAPECFEIEEKLRERMSIPVFHDDQHGTAIISGAALLNALEIAAKDIADVNIVFSGAGAAATATAKFYVSLGAKRENITMVDIGGILTEQRAEAGELNPHNEPFAKDLPEGGLENAIDGADVFVGLSVGGIVSQEMVQSMAADPVIFAMANPDPEITYDEAKAARDDHVIMATGRSDYPNQVNNVLGFPFIFRGALDVRATEINEAMKVAAAEALAALAKEDVPDAVVKAYGDDPLQFGPDYIIPKPLDSRVLFDVSSAVAEAAMESGVARHHIDLDAYRERLEARLGKSREMMRVVLNKAQNDPKRVVFAEGDDDKVIRAAAQLNEQGIAEPILIGNRRQIWARMAELGLDYEVEIVDPDGDSLDAYADRLYELRRRKGVTRREAAERITDGDYLSSVMVEMGDADAMLTGLTHHYPSALRPPLQVVGTAENAEYAAGVYMLTFKDRVIFCVDTTVNLDPTEEVLAEITKHTATLARKFNVEPRAALLSYSDFGSVDNDGTRKPRRAAQLLRADSTVDFPVDGEMQADTAVVEEMLHGTYEFAALDKPANILVFPNLEAGNIAYKLLQRLGGAEAIGPMLVGMDKPVHVLQRGDEVKDVVNLASVAVVDAQDTR; from the coding sequence ATGGGACTCGACGAGGACGCACTTGAATATCATCGGACCGACCCACCCGGCAAACTCGAAATTTCGACGACGAAACCAACGAACACCCAGCGCGACCTGAGCCTAGCATATTCTCCGGGTGTGGCCGCACCGTGTCTCGCAATCGCCGACGACGAAAACGACGCCTACGCCTACACCGCGAAAGGCAACCTCGTTGGCGTTGTCTCAAATGGGTCTGCTGTCCTCGGTCTCGGCGACATCGGCGCACAAGCCTCGAAACCCGTGATGGAAGGAAAAGGGGTGCTGTTCAAACGCTTTGCCGACATCGACGTCTTCGACGTGGAACTCGATACCGACGACCCGGCGAAGATGATAGAGTCGGTCGCCATGATGGAACCTACCTTTGGCGGAATTAATTTAGAGGACATCAAGGCTCCCGAGTGCTTCGAAATCGAGGAGAAACTCCGCGAGCGCATGTCGATTCCCGTGTTCCACGACGACCAACACGGCACCGCCATCATCTCCGGGGCCGCCCTGCTCAATGCCCTCGAAATCGCAGCAAAGGACATCGCAGACGTGAACATCGTCTTCTCGGGCGCGGGTGCGGCGGCCACCGCGACGGCAAAGTTCTACGTCTCGCTCGGGGCGAAGCGCGAGAACATCACGATGGTCGATATCGGCGGCATCCTCACCGAGCAGCGCGCCGAGGCGGGCGAGTTGAACCCGCACAACGAACCGTTCGCAAAAGACCTGCCTGAAGGCGGCCTTGAAAACGCCATTGACGGTGCAGACGTGTTCGTCGGCCTCTCTGTCGGCGGTATCGTGAGCCAAGAGATGGTTCAGTCGATGGCTGCAGACCCGGTCATCTTCGCCATGGCGAACCCCGACCCCGAAATCACCTACGACGAGGCGAAAGCCGCCCGCGACGACCACGTGATTATGGCGACGGGGCGCTCTGACTACCCGAATCAGGTGAACAACGTCCTCGGCTTCCCCTTTATCTTCCGCGGCGCACTCGACGTACGCGCCACCGAAATCAACGAAGCGATGAAAGTCGCCGCTGCAGAAGCCCTCGCCGCCCTCGCCAAAGAGGACGTCCCAGACGCGGTCGTCAAGGCCTACGGCGACGACCCGCTCCAGTTCGGCCCTGACTACATCATCCCGAAACCACTCGACTCGCGCGTGCTGTTCGACGTGTCGTCGGCCGTCGCTGAGGCGGCGATGGAAAGCGGCGTCGCCCGCCACCACATCGACCTCGATGCCTACCGCGAACGGCTCGAAGCGCGCCTCGGCAAATCCCGTGAGATGATGCGCGTCGTCCTTAACAAAGCCCAGAACGACCCGAAACGGGTCGTGTTCGCGGAAGGCGACGACGACAAGGTGATTCGCGCTGCCGCCCAGCTCAACGAACAGGGCATCGCAGAGCCCATCTTGATTGGGAACCGGCGACAAATCTGGGCGCGCATGGCCGAACTCGGCCTCGACTACGAAGTCGAAATCGTCGACCCCGACGGCGACTCGCTCGACGCCTACGCAGACCGGCTGTACGAACTCAGGCGGCGCAAAGGCGTCACCCGTCGTGAGGCAGCAGAACGCATCACAGACGGCGATTATCTGAGCAGCGTGATGGTCGAAATGGGCGATGCAGACGCGATGCTCACTGGCCTCACCCACCACTATCCCTCGGCCCTGCGCCCGCCTCTACAGGTTGTCGGAACCGCGGAGAACGCCGAGTACGCCGCTGGGGTGTACATGCTCACCTTCAAAGACCGCGTCATCTTCTGCGTCGATACGACGGTGAATCTCGACCCGACCGAGGAGGTGCTCGCAGAGATTACGAAACACACCGCGACCCTCGCCCGAAAGTTCAACGTCGAACCACGCGCGGCACTGCTTTCGTACTCCGATTTCGGGTCGGTGGACAACGACGGCACCCGAAAACCCCGGCGTGCGGCCCAACTCCTGCGGGCAGACTCGACCGTTGACTTCCCCGTCGACGGGGAGATGCAGGCGGACACCGCCGTCGTCGAGGAGATGCTCCACGGCACGTACGAGTTTGCGGCCTTAGACAAACCCGCCAACATCCTCGTGTTCCCGAACCTTGAGGCGGGGAACATCGCGTACAAACTCCTCCAGCGCCTCGGCGGCGCAGAGGCGATTGGGCCGATGCTCGTTGGGATGGACAAGCCCGTCCACGTCCTCCAGCGCGGCGACGAGGTCAAAGACGTGGTCAATCTGGCATCCGTCGCGGTTGTTGATGCACAAGACACCCGCTGA
- a CDS encoding MFS transporter, producing the protein MRWPYRRSVLFLCTLAFFGTMVARLVISPVVPAITAHFDVTNSAVGAALTGMWMAYALSQFPSGIVADRYGERRIILTAVGLTAAASLLLAAAPSFLTFVVFAIVLGAGAGLHYSPATMLLTKQFDSIGRAIGVHGVGAPVAGLLAPVVAAYVGSVYGWRYALGLGAVVALPVFLVFAWRVHPTPPSQPDASILKRLSPGPLLSLLARPDIAFMVALAVLGAFAWQATASFLSAFFEQYQGTSRTTAGLVFSAYFVVQGVSQPLMGSLSDRIPRDLAVAVCMGAGVVGYTLLVVGDSWLTLGGAIVCVGLSMSWGAPLQARLMDALTSAEKGAGFGFMRTVYVLLGALGSVVVGTLSDVAGWSVAFALLAGVMALGMGGVLTNRLFNLGL; encoded by the coding sequence ATGCGCTGGCCCTATCGCCGCTCGGTCCTCTTTCTCTGTACACTCGCCTTTTTCGGCACGATGGTGGCGCGTCTCGTCATCAGCCCCGTCGTTCCGGCGATTACGGCCCATTTCGACGTGACAAACAGCGCTGTTGGCGCGGCACTCACGGGGATGTGGATGGCCTACGCCCTCTCGCAGTTCCCGAGTGGCATCGTCGCAGACCGCTACGGCGAACGCCGCATCATTCTCACGGCCGTTGGTCTCACGGCCGCCGCGAGCCTCTTGCTCGCCGCTGCACCCTCGTTTCTCACATTCGTCGTGTTCGCCATTGTGCTCGGAGCGGGTGCGGGCCTCCACTACAGCCCCGCAACGATGCTCCTAACGAAGCAATTCGACAGTATCGGCCGCGCAATCGGCGTTCACGGGGTCGGCGCGCCCGTTGCCGGCCTCCTTGCCCCCGTCGTGGCCGCCTACGTCGGCTCGGTCTACGGCTGGCGGTACGCCCTCGGTCTCGGTGCCGTCGTCGCGCTCCCGGTGTTTCTCGTGTTCGCGTGGCGGGTGCACCCAACTCCGCCGTCACAGCCCGACGCCTCGATTCTGAAACGACTCTCTCCGGGACCCTTACTCTCGTTGCTCGCCCGCCCGGACATCGCGTTCATGGTGGCACTCGCGGTGCTCGGCGCATTCGCGTGGCAGGCAACGGCGTCGTTTCTCTCTGCCTTTTTCGAGCAGTACCAGGGAACCTCTCGGACGACGGCCGGACTCGTGTTCTCCGCGTACTTCGTGGTACAGGGCGTCTCCCAGCCGCTCATGGGAAGCCTCTCAGACCGCATCCCCCGCGACCTCGCCGTCGCGGTGTGTATGGGGGCTGGCGTGGTGGGCTATACCCTCCTCGTCGTCGGTGATTCGTGGCTCACCCTCGGCGGGGCCATCGTCTGTGTTGGCCTTTCGATGAGTTGGGGGGCACCCCTCCAAGCGCGGTTGATGGACGCGCTCACCAGCGCAGAGAAAGGCGCGGGCTTTGGCTTCATGCGGACAGTCTACGTGCTCCTTGGTGCACTCGGAAGCGTCGTCGTTGGCACCCTCTCTGACGTGGCTGGGTGGTCGGTTGCGTTCGCGCTTCTCGCGGGCGTGATGGCGCTTGGCATGGGTGGCGTTCTCACGAACCGACTGTTCAATCTCGGCCTCTAG
- a CDS encoding Na+/H+ antiporter, translated as MTAAGIEASLLSLLAVFILAAGVGVFVAKVGRFPYTIALLLAGLAVSILGVEIGLELSHDMILLVLLPPLLFEGAATTDLARFRANIVPILVLAVPGLIISVLILGFAGQFAFGFPLLIALLFAATILPTDPVSVLALFEELGAPRRLSILVEGESLLNDGVGVVVFSALLAIIVETGTDPAALFTPEKLATVGVDIAIASLGGLAVGLAAGYAVFRVMANLDEHMTEIVLTLILAYGSFLLAEHYLHVSGVIATVAAGLFIGNRGAEYAMSPQTKIAVFNTWETAAFLVNTLIFLLIGAKTPVIQLVTHLPLIVVAIVLVVVVRALTVYPLLSLTNLRLDVTVPRSYQHVAVWGGLHASIPIALVLGLPPSIPFREELRAMVFGVAAFSLVVQGLSMERLLDALDIVTRSDEEELYELLVGRARAVDNALEAAEELRRTGAIPPDVYEQFTTEYEAEKDDLNRAISSLLTSHPQIHREELLIGERQVLKREKSAIMDAMRTGTLSDDVGEKLLEEVDLKLSRVNAGESTVTASPDVEGYEEFWRAKAAEFGLDVDAPTENESDREPNG; from the coding sequence ATGACTGCTGCCGGAATCGAAGCCAGCCTCCTCTCACTGCTTGCCGTGTTCATTCTCGCGGCCGGCGTGGGCGTGTTCGTTGCGAAGGTGGGGCGTTTTCCCTACACCATTGCGCTCCTGCTCGCCGGACTCGCCGTCTCCATCCTCGGCGTCGAGATTGGTCTCGAACTCTCTCACGACATGATTCTGCTCGTTCTCCTCCCACCCCTGCTGTTCGAAGGGGCCGCGACGACTGACCTTGCGCGATTTCGTGCGAACATCGTCCCGATTCTCGTCCTCGCCGTTCCCGGCCTCATCATCTCCGTGCTCATCCTCGGTTTTGCGGGCCAGTTCGCCTTCGGATTCCCGCTGCTCATCGCTCTGCTCTTTGCGGCGACCATCCTCCCGACCGACCCCGTCTCGGTGCTCGCACTGTTCGAAGAACTCGGTGCCCCCCGGCGACTCTCCATCCTCGTCGAAGGCGAGAGCCTGCTTAACGACGGGGTCGGCGTCGTCGTCTTCTCTGCGCTGCTCGCCATCATCGTCGAGACCGGCACCGACCCGGCTGCGCTGTTCACGCCCGAAAAACTCGCTACCGTCGGGGTAGACATCGCCATCGCCAGTCTTGGCGGACTCGCCGTGGGCCTCGCGGCGGGCTACGCGGTCTTCCGCGTAATGGCGAACCTCGACGAACACATGACCGAAATCGTCCTCACGCTCATCCTCGCCTACGGCTCGTTCCTGCTTGCAGAGCACTACCTGCACGTGAGTGGGGTCATCGCCACCGTCGCCGCAGGCCTGTTCATCGGCAATCGCGGCGCGGAGTACGCGATGAGCCCGCAGACGAAGATTGCCGTCTTCAACACCTGGGAGACGGCGGCGTTCCTCGTGAACACGCTCATCTTCCTGCTCATCGGCGCGAAGACGCCCGTCATCCAACTGGTGACCCACCTCCCGCTCATCGTCGTCGCCATCGTGCTCGTCGTCGTCGTCCGCGCGCTCACCGTCTACCCGCTGCTCTCGCTTACGAACCTGCGACTCGACGTCACAGTCCCCCGCTCGTATCAGCACGTCGCTGTGTGGGGCGGGCTTCACGCCTCGATTCCGATTGCGCTCGTCCTCGGACTGCCGCCGTCGATTCCCTTCCGCGAGGAACTGCGTGCGATGGTGTTCGGCGTCGCGGCGTTCAGCCTCGTCGTTCAAGGCCTCTCGATGGAGCGCCTGCTCGACGCACTCGATATCGTCACCCGGTCTGACGAAGAGGAACTGTACGAACTGCTCGTCGGGCGCGCCCGCGCAGTGGACAACGCCCTCGAAGCCGCAGAGGAACTCCGCCGGACGGGTGCCATTCCCCCCGACGTGTACGAGCAGTTCACCACCGAGTACGAAGCCGAGAAAGACGACCTGAACCGGGCCATCTCCTCGCTGCTCACCTCACACCCCCAAATCCATCGCGAGGAGCTGCTCATCGGGGAGCGACAGGTGCTCAAACGCGAGAAAAGCGCCATCATGGACGCGATGCGCACTGGCACACTCAGCGACGACGTGGGTGAGAAACTGCTCGAAGAAGTCGACCTCAAACTCAGCCGCGTGAACGCGGGGGAGAGCACCGTGACCGCCTCACCCGACGTGGAAGGCTATGAGGAGTTCTGGCGGGCAAAGGCAGCCGAGTTCGGCCTCGATGTGGACGCACCGACCGAAAACGAATCTGACCGCGAACCGAACGGGTAA